One genomic window of Arthrobacter caoxuetaonis includes the following:
- a CDS encoding M20/M25/M40 family metallo-hydrolase, whose protein sequence is MHDPAELCAELIRFDTSNYGEGKSNGEREAALWIAARLSAAGLDPVVLGPEETRQSVVVRVPGADRSLPALLVHAHLDVVPAEPEQWSVPPFEGLVRDGWIYGRGAADMKDMAAMTLATLLNWAESGQQPLRDIVVAFVADEEDKGAYGADWLATKHPELFAGVEAAIGESGGTATLLPGADGRTLRLYPVGAGERGTMHIRVRAEGVSGHGSRPVPVNAVQNLVSALHRLGNHQWPQVLVPVVRAYIEQTTAALGFTADLSSEAGVEAAIDAMGEAGRVARVTVRCSATPTVLRAGYKTNVIPGLAEADVDIRCLPGTEKETLATVKELLGPDVSLRFLTRESPLQSPVDSPWFEAMRQALVRHDPEAVVVPMCMGGGTDAKAFSRLGIQCYGFAPLTADPDGRIPEGVHGVDERVPVASVRGGQKVLQDFLANV, encoded by the coding sequence ATGCACGATCCGGCAGAGCTCTGCGCAGAACTGATTCGCTTCGATACGTCCAACTACGGCGAGGGCAAGAGCAACGGAGAGCGGGAGGCTGCCCTGTGGATCGCGGCCCGGCTTTCAGCCGCGGGCCTGGATCCGGTGGTCCTGGGCCCCGAGGAAACCCGGCAGTCCGTGGTGGTGCGGGTGCCGGGCGCGGACCGCTCGCTTCCGGCACTGCTGGTGCACGCACACCTGGACGTTGTGCCTGCCGAACCGGAGCAGTGGAGCGTCCCGCCCTTTGAGGGACTGGTACGGGACGGCTGGATCTATGGACGCGGCGCCGCCGACATGAAAGACATGGCCGCCATGACCCTGGCCACCCTGCTGAACTGGGCCGAATCCGGCCAGCAGCCACTCCGCGACATCGTGGTCGCGTTCGTTGCCGACGAAGAGGACAAGGGCGCCTACGGCGCCGACTGGCTGGCCACTAAGCATCCCGAATTGTTCGCCGGGGTCGAGGCTGCGATCGGCGAATCCGGCGGCACTGCGACACTGCTTCCAGGAGCAGACGGCCGTACCCTCCGCCTCTACCCGGTGGGCGCCGGCGAGCGCGGCACCATGCACATCCGCGTCCGCGCAGAAGGTGTTTCCGGCCATGGCTCCCGTCCGGTTCCTGTCAACGCCGTGCAGAACCTGGTCTCCGCACTGCACCGCCTGGGCAATCACCAATGGCCGCAGGTGCTCGTCCCCGTGGTCCGCGCCTACATCGAGCAGACGACGGCGGCGCTTGGGTTCACTGCGGACCTGTCCAGCGAGGCTGGCGTGGAGGCGGCGATCGATGCCATGGGCGAGGCGGGACGGGTCGCGAGGGTGACCGTCCGCTGCTCGGCAACGCCGACGGTTCTCCGCGCCGGGTACAAGACGAACGTCATCCCCGGCCTGGCGGAAGCCGACGTCGATATCCGCTGCCTGCCCGGCACGGAGAAGGAAACTCTGGCTACGGTCAAGGAACTGCTGGGCCCGGACGTCAGCCTTCGCTTCCTGACCCGGGAGAGCCCGCTGCAGTCCCCGGTGGATTCCCCGTGGTTCGAGGCGATGCGCCAGGCCCTGGTGCGGCACGATCCGGAGGCGGTGGTGGTGCCTATGTGCATGGGCGGGGGCACCGACGCCAAAGCTTTTTCCCGCCTGGGTATCCAGTGCTACGGCTTTGCGCCGCTCACGGCCGACCCCGACGGGCGCATCCCCGAGGGCGTGCACGGAGTCGACGAACGGGTGCCGGTGGCCTCGGTGCGGGGCGGACAGAAGGTGCTGCAGGATTTCCTGGCCAATGTCTGA
- a CDS encoding ABC transporter substrate-binding protein, with translation MQPYIPRPPRHRFRSSSVAAALGLAAALAVPVAAAAPAVAAEDNAPMLKLALTGDIDTLNPFISILATSSNVLRLQYEPLVAYGAEANEEIPGMAESWETSEDGTVWTFSIPEGRQWSDGEPITAEDAEWTFNAIMENDDLKQANGSVLSSVESVEAEDDTTLVITLSEAQAVNPGTELPIVPEHVWSELDDPAGYANDKDTVGSGPFVVDNYDKSAGVTMTTNPNYWRGAAKISGVTWIPYKNSDAAVQALRTGEIDIVSGLTPAQYQALENEPNITTNAGTGRRYQAIGINPGAQTPDGTPMGDGHPALQDVQVRRAVALAIDSDTLLEKVLQGLGDKATGEIPMTYPLYHWDTDELPLAYDPDAANKLLDEAGYEMGPDGVRLDKDGKALSMRLMGRNSDPTHQQMADYVKPWLKEIGIDVSVEMKAPAQVNDDSTVGNYDLYFTGWGIGPDPDFQLSINQCSSRPNADGTGATSENNYCDPEFDELYKAQHAELDQEKRSELVAQAQEMIYNAAVNKVLYYANSLEAYRSDRWEPFVTQPAEGGVITSQNGPWSYYQATPAGELDEAGVVTDDDSNTGMFIGVGGAVLVAGLVAFLLIRRRSATADDRE, from the coding sequence TTGCAGCCGTATATCCCGCGCCCGCCGAGGCACCGCTTCCGTTCTTCCTCCGTCGCAGCCGCCCTGGGGCTGGCGGCAGCACTTGCCGTCCCCGTGGCCGCGGCGGCACCGGCAGTCGCCGCCGAGGACAACGCGCCGATGCTCAAGCTCGCCCTCACCGGGGACATTGACACCCTGAACCCTTTCATCTCCATCCTCGCCACGAGCTCGAACGTGCTGCGCCTGCAGTACGAGCCGCTCGTTGCCTACGGTGCGGAAGCGAACGAGGAAATCCCGGGGATGGCCGAGAGCTGGGAGACTTCCGAGGACGGGACCGTCTGGACCTTCAGCATCCCCGAGGGACGGCAGTGGTCTGACGGAGAGCCGATCACCGCCGAAGACGCGGAGTGGACCTTTAACGCCATTATGGAAAACGATGACCTGAAGCAGGCCAACGGCTCAGTGCTGAGCAGTGTGGAATCGGTCGAAGCCGAGGATGACACCACCCTGGTGATCACCCTGAGCGAGGCCCAGGCCGTCAACCCCGGCACCGAGCTGCCGATCGTCCCCGAGCATGTGTGGTCCGAGCTGGACGATCCGGCCGGTTACGCCAATGACAAGGACACGGTGGGATCGGGGCCGTTCGTGGTGGACAACTACGACAAGTCGGCCGGCGTCACCATGACCACCAACCCGAACTACTGGCGCGGAGCCGCGAAGATCTCCGGTGTCACCTGGATTCCGTACAAGAACTCCGACGCCGCCGTGCAGGCGCTGCGCACCGGAGAGATCGACATTGTCAGCGGCCTCACACCGGCCCAGTACCAGGCACTCGAGAACGAGCCGAACATCACCACCAACGCCGGCACCGGGCGCCGCTACCAGGCAATCGGCATCAATCCCGGCGCCCAGACCCCCGACGGTACCCCGATGGGCGACGGACATCCGGCACTGCAGGACGTGCAGGTGCGCCGGGCCGTGGCCCTGGCCATCGACAGCGACACCCTGCTGGAGAAGGTCCTGCAGGGACTGGGGGACAAGGCCACGGGTGAGATTCCCATGACTTACCCGCTCTACCACTGGGATACCGATGAGTTGCCGCTGGCCTATGACCCGGACGCCGCCAACAAGCTGCTGGACGAGGCCGGATACGAAATGGGTCCCGACGGCGTCCGCCTGGACAAGGACGGCAAGGCACTGTCCATGCGCCTGATGGGCCGCAACTCGGATCCGACCCACCAGCAGATGGCCGATTACGTCAAACCCTGGCTTAAGGAAATCGGTATTGATGTTTCCGTGGAAATGAAGGCTCCCGCCCAGGTGAATGATGATTCCACCGTCGGCAACTACGATCTCTACTTCACGGGATGGGGAATCGGTCCGGATCCGGATTTCCAGCTGTCCATCAACCAGTGCAGCTCGCGCCCGAATGCAGACGGCACCGGCGCGACGTCGGAGAACAATTACTGCGATCCGGAGTTCGATGAACTGTACAAAGCACAGCACGCCGAACTGGACCAGGAAAAGCGCAGCGAGTTGGTGGCCCAGGCACAGGAAATGATCTACAACGCAGCCGTCAACAAAGTCCTTTACTACGCCAACAGCCTTGAGGCCTACCGCTCGGACCGCTGGGAGCCGTTTGTCACCCAGCCGGCTGAGGGCGGCGTCATCACCAGCCAGAACGGTCCGTGGAGCTACTACCAGGCCACTCCGGCAGGTGAGCTGGATGAAGCCGGAGTTGTGACGGACGACGACAGCAACACCGGAATGTTCATCGGTGTTGGCGGAGCTGTTCTCGTGGCGGGCCTCGTGGCCTTCCTGCTGATCCGCCGCCGCTCCGCCACCGCGGACGACCGCGAGTAG
- a CDS encoding ABC transporter permease, with protein MAEALSEQDLTPARQDSDNQRRNSSWLHYIGVKAGGAAVSLIMVVVLGFFAFRILPGDPVRSLADGRQVTAEQMDILRRDYGLDQPLLGQFWRYLTDLFQGKLGESYTYNRPVLELIGDRLGPTLLLTGTAALISVVLGLWLGQKAAWRRGSLFDKTQTGLALIFWSVPTFWLGLLLLLLFAGTLNWFPTGGMVTAGSSAGGLERILDIGHHMVLPVLTMVAVVYAQYLMVMRASLLEEMTSDYLTTARAKGLREDDVRRRHAVPNALLPAVTLIFLTLGGLIGGAVTVETVFSWPGLGYLTFQALSAPDFPLLQGTFVVFSSIVILMNFAADLLYRVLDPRLRAS; from the coding sequence GTGGCAGAAGCGCTCAGCGAGCAGGACCTGACTCCCGCCCGCCAAGACTCCGACAACCAGCGCAGGAATTCCTCCTGGCTGCATTACATCGGCGTCAAGGCGGGCGGGGCGGCCGTCTCCCTCATCATGGTGGTGGTCCTCGGGTTCTTCGCCTTTAGGATCCTGCCGGGAGACCCGGTGCGTTCCCTCGCGGACGGCCGGCAGGTCACTGCCGAACAAATGGATATCCTGCGCCGTGACTACGGCCTGGACCAGCCCCTGTTAGGCCAGTTCTGGCGGTACCTCACCGACCTGTTCCAGGGGAAGCTGGGGGAGTCCTACACGTACAACAGGCCGGTGCTGGAACTGATCGGCGACCGTCTGGGCCCTACCCTGCTGCTGACCGGAACCGCTGCGCTGATTTCGGTGGTGCTCGGGCTGTGGCTCGGGCAGAAGGCAGCGTGGCGCCGGGGCAGCCTGTTCGACAAGACCCAGACCGGGCTGGCGCTGATCTTTTGGTCGGTGCCGACGTTCTGGCTCGGGCTGTTGCTGCTGCTGCTCTTCGCCGGGACCCTGAACTGGTTCCCCACGGGCGGCATGGTCACCGCCGGGAGCAGTGCCGGCGGGCTGGAACGGATCCTGGACATCGGCCACCACATGGTTCTGCCGGTGCTGACCATGGTGGCCGTGGTCTACGCCCAGTACCTCATGGTGATGAGGGCGTCGCTGCTGGAGGAGATGACCTCCGATTACCTGACCACAGCGCGCGCCAAGGGGCTGCGGGAAGACGACGTCCGCCGCCGCCACGCAGTGCCCAACGCCCTCCTGCCCGCCGTCACGCTGATTTTCCTGACCTTGGGAGGGCTGATCGGCGGAGCGGTCACGGTGGAAACCGTGTTCTCCTGGCCAGGTCTCGGCTATCTGACCTTCCAGGCCCTGTCCGCGCCGGACTTCCCGCTCCTGCAGGGGACATTCGTGGTCTTTTCCTCGATCGTCATCCTGATGAACTTCGCCGCGGACCTGCTTTACCGCGTGCTCGATCCGCGATTGAGGGCCTCATGA
- a CDS encoding ABC transporter permease, translated as MNATRTASRAAWARRRASAAAGWTQFRSNKAGLSGMIVLLIVVALALLAPVLAPESTLDVTRLDSLQNEPPSLANPLGTDPSGRSVLAMLLWGARVSLVVGFAATAVSMVIGTVVGMAAGHFSGAIQAVLMRIIDFFLVVPSLVLAIVLSSILGAGVITIVAAIGITSWASTARLVRAQTLTIESRPYIDRSWALGAGDAHIIGRHVLPAVLPLVLANTTLTVGSAIIAESTLSFLGLGDSTSISWGTMLKSALDTGAATAGFWWFVLPPGVAIVIVVLCFTLVGRALESVVNPTLRGR; from the coding sequence ATGAACGCAACCCGCACCGCCTCGCGGGCGGCATGGGCGCGGCGCCGCGCCTCCGCCGCCGCAGGCTGGACACAGTTCCGCAGCAACAAGGCCGGGCTCAGCGGGATGATTGTCCTGCTCATTGTGGTGGCGCTGGCGCTGCTGGCTCCGGTGCTGGCACCGGAATCAACCCTCGACGTCACCCGGCTCGATTCCCTGCAGAACGAGCCGCCGTCGCTGGCCAACCCTCTGGGCACCGACCCGTCCGGGCGCAGCGTGCTGGCCATGCTGTTGTGGGGAGCCCGGGTCTCCCTGGTGGTCGGCTTCGCCGCAACGGCGGTCTCCATGGTGATCGGCACCGTCGTCGGGATGGCGGCCGGACACTTCTCCGGAGCCATCCAGGCAGTCCTCATGAGGATCATCGATTTCTTCCTGGTGGTTCCCTCCCTGGTGCTGGCAATCGTCCTCTCCAGCATCCTGGGCGCTGGCGTCATCACCATCGTCGCGGCGATCGGCATCACCTCCTGGGCGTCGACGGCCCGGCTGGTCCGGGCGCAGACCCTGACCATCGAGTCCCGGCCGTACATTGACCGTTCCTGGGCACTTGGTGCCGGCGACGCGCACATCATTGGCCGGCACGTGCTGCCTGCGGTGCTGCCGCTGGTGCTGGCCAACACCACCCTGACCGTGGGTTCGGCCATCATCGCCGAGTCAACGCTGAGCTTCCTGGGCCTGGGGGATTCGACCAGCATCTCCTGGGGGACCATGCTGAAATCCGCCTTGGACACGGGCGCTGCAACCGCCGGGTTCTGGTGGTTCGTGCTCCCGCCCGGTGTGGCGATCGTGATCGTCGTGCTCTGCTTCACCCTGGTGGGCCGTGCCCTGGAATCCGTAGTCAACCCCACCCTGCGAGGACGCTGA